The DNA window TTTTAGCAGAGCCGGATCTTTATTACAGTGGCGGTACTGTCATTATCGATCATGGTTTTGGTGTTACTTCGACTTACCTGCATTTAAGTAAATTGCACGTGAAAGCAGGGGATGAAGTTACCACAGGTAAACATTTTGCCGATATTGGAGCGACAGGCCGAGTTACTGGGCCACACCTAGATTGGCGACTAAACTGGTTTAACGAGCGACTAGATCCCGCTCTTATAATGAAAGAAACTTTAGCAGTTAAAGAAGCAAAAAATGACGTTAAGCGCTGAGCAAATTATTGAAAAAAGAATCAAAGATTCGGTTACTTATGTAACAAAAACGGTTTTCCCAAGTCGTACAAACCACCACAATACCTTGTTTGGTGGAGACGCACTTGCTTGGATGGACGAAGTCGCATTTATTGCTGCCACGCGCTTTTGTCGAAAGCCTCTCGTTACGATTTCATCGGATAGAGTTGATTTTAAAGAAGCAATCCCTGCAGGCACGTTTGCTGAATTGGTCGCAGAAGTTGTTTATGTAGGCAATACCAGTTTAAAGGTAGATGTAAATATTTATTTGGAAAGAATGCACAAAGACGACAAGCATTTAGCAATTTCAGGTTCATTTACCTTTGTTGCCGTTGACGATAACCACCGTCCTACGCCTGTGGTATGTGACAAAATGATCAACGGTTTTTAAAAGCCTTTTCTTTAAAACAAGTCATCAGAGATTGCATCTGATGACTTAACACACTGGGTCAAAATACTGAAAACGTTTCTTTTTTAACGCAATCGAAGTCTACATGCGGTTCAAACGTACCTTCAACTACGGCATACGTAATACTTTCGAGAATAATTTCGATTTCTACTTTAATGCGATTTGGATCGTGAAATTTATCTGTCGGTACCCAGACACAGACTTCTTTCTTATGAGGGTCTCGAATACAGACGACATTTTTGTATAGATTTCTTAATTCAGATTTCAAACGCTGCAGTTGCGCTCTATCAAGCAAATCGGTCGTGAATACGTAAAACTCTTCCCACTTCCTTAAGAAGATTGTCAATTCTGAAAGCGCATTAAAAAATGACTGATTGTCTTGTATAACGACAGAAGAAAAACCTTCAATCTCGATAACATGTTTGTTTTTAATACGAGCCTGCCGCTTGAGTGTTACAAGGCCAAATACAGGGGCTACTAGCGTTAATGGATCATGAGGGTGCTCCAACAATGAATGTATTAATTCATTCCCTCTATCAACAGACAACAGTACATCAAAAATAAGTTTACTATCGGATAAGTGAAGATTCGATTTGGTAATGGCTAGAGAGTCGTCAATTTCAATCACAACTGAATGTTCAGAAGTGTAGAGTTGTGTGACCGTGGATTCATTGTGGCGCTTTTCATATTCATTTAATGCAACGTCAATAACATCGTAAAGCGCTTCATTTTTCCAAGGTTTGTGCAAAAACTTAAACGCAACACCTAGATTTATCATCTCTACCAGCATGTCAGCATCGGTATAGCCACTGAGGATCAATCCAACAGTATCTGGCGAAATGTCGCGAACGTTTTTTAATAGGTTGTTCCCGTTCATAAGAGGCATTCGAAAATCAGATATCACTAAATGAACGTCATGATTTCCGATATAGTCTAGTGCTTCCGAAGGGACTGAAAAGCAAGTGATGTTAAAGCCAAATTGCCGTAAGGCTCTTTCCAGCGTTTTCAATATTGGTATTTCATCGTCTACAAGGACAATAGAGTAGTGGCT is part of the Pseudoalteromonas xiamenensis genome and encodes:
- a CDS encoding response regulator; its protein translation is MTLDTNSAIYSHYSIVLVDDEIPILKTLERALRQFGFNITCFSVPSEALDYIGNHDVHLVISDFRMPLMNGNNLLKNVRDISPDTVGLILSGYTDADMLVEMINLGVAFKFLHKPWKNEALYDVIDVALNEYEKRHNESTVTQLYTSEHSVVIEIDDSLAITKSNLHLSDSKLIFDVLLSVDRGNELIHSLLEHPHDPLTLVAPVFGLVTLKRQARIKNKHVIEIEGFSSVVIQDNQSFFNALSELTIFLRKWEEFYVFTTDLLDRAQLQRLKSELRNLYKNVVCIRDPHKKEVCVWVPTDKFHDPNRIKVEIEIILESITYAVVEGTFEPHVDFDCVKKETFSVF
- a CDS encoding acyl-CoA thioesterase — its product is MTLSAEQIIEKRIKDSVTYVTKTVFPSRTNHHNTLFGGDALAWMDEVAFIAATRFCRKPLVTISSDRVDFKEAIPAGTFAELVAEVVYVGNTSLKVDVNIYLERMHKDDKHLAISGSFTFVAVDDNHRPTPVVCDKMINGF